A genomic segment from uncultured Alistipes sp. encodes:
- the nrdG gene encoding anaerobic ribonucleoside-triphosphate reductase activating protein, protein MIRYHNFDVVFAEIPDETTLAINLTGCPNRCPGCHSPHLCSDSGRVLDEGELAALLRRYGCAVTCVCFMGGDADPEGVARLAGFIRREWPRLHVGWYSGRPQLPEGFIPEAFDYVKLGPWIEARGPLTAPTTNQRLYRVSPDGTMSDITERFRRKAI, encoded by the coding sequence ATGATCCGCTACCACAACTTCGACGTCGTTTTCGCGGAGATTCCCGACGAGACGACCCTGGCAATCAACCTCACCGGCTGTCCGAACCGCTGTCCGGGGTGTCACAGCCCCCATCTGTGCAGCGACTCGGGGCGTGTGCTCGACGAGGGGGAGCTCGCGGCCCTGCTCCGGCGCTACGGGTGCGCGGTCACCTGCGTCTGCTTCATGGGCGGCGACGCCGACCCCGAAGGGGTGGCACGACTGGCGGGATTCATCCGGCGGGAGTGGCCCCGGCTGCATGTGGGCTGGTACTCGGGGCGGCCGCAGCTGCCCGAGGGATTCATCCCCGAGGCGTTCGACTACGTGAAACTCGGACCCTGGATCGAGGCCCGCGGCCCGCTGACCGCACCCACCACCAACCAGCGTCTCTACCGCGTAAGCCCCGACGGGACGATGTCCGACATCACCGAACGCTTCCGACGGAAAGCCATCTGA
- the nrdD gene encoding anaerobic ribonucleoside-triphosphate reductase, with amino-acid sequence MGISELYIVKRDGKREAFSVEKIKRAVSKAFLAVGGYATDDDLTAVLSRVRIADGMSVEEIQNQVEVALMAEHYFAVAKSYMLYRQKHTEEREEREKLRFLTDYCAASNPATGSKYDANANVENKNIATLIGELPKQNFIRLNRRLLTDRIREMYGKELADKYIHLLKNHFIYKNDETSMANYCASITMYPWLLGGTISIGGNSTRPTNLKSFCGGFVNMVFIVSSMLSGACATPEFLMYMNYFIEQEYGEDYYTRTDQVVDLSRKHRTLDKVITDCFEQIVYSINQPTGARNFQAVFWNVAYYDRYYFESLFGEFVFPDGSKPHWESLSWLQKRFMRWFNRERTRTVLTFPVETMALLTRDGEVRDAEWGDFTAEMYAAGHSFFTYLSDNADSLSSCCRLRNEIQDNGFSYTLGAGGVSTGSKSVLTVNLNRCIQYAARNGMHYLAFLEEVVDLTHKVQTAYNENLKELQAKGMLPLFDAGYINLARQYLTIGVNGLVEAAEFLGIEINDNDRYAAFVQEVLGLIERCNRKYRTKELMFNCEMIPAENVGVKHAKWDREDGYVVPRDCYNSYFYAVEDPSLNVIDKFRLHGRRYIEHLTGGSALHMNLEEHLSKEQYRHLLRVAAEEGCNYFTFNIPNTVCNRCGHIDKRYLKECPECRSTDVDYLTRVIGYMKRVSNFSAARQQEAARRYYAPSEKGPEGIHPENPANA; translated from the coding sequence ATGGGCATTTCGGAACTCTACATCGTCAAGCGCGACGGAAAACGCGAAGCCTTCTCCGTCGAAAAGATCAAACGGGCCGTCAGCAAGGCATTCCTCGCCGTGGGCGGGTACGCCACCGACGACGACCTCACGGCCGTACTCAGCCGCGTGCGCATCGCCGACGGAATGTCCGTCGAGGAGATTCAGAACCAGGTCGAGGTGGCCCTGATGGCCGAACACTACTTCGCCGTGGCCAAGAGCTACATGCTCTACCGCCAGAAACACACCGAAGAGCGCGAAGAACGTGAAAAACTCCGATTCCTGACCGACTACTGCGCCGCCTCGAACCCCGCCACCGGATCGAAATACGACGCAAACGCCAACGTCGAGAACAAGAACATCGCCACCCTGATCGGCGAACTCCCCAAGCAGAACTTCATCCGCCTGAACCGCCGCCTGCTCACCGACCGCATTAGGGAGATGTACGGCAAAGAGCTGGCGGACAAGTACATCCACCTGCTCAAAAACCACTTCATCTACAAGAACGACGAAACCTCGATGGCCAACTACTGCGCCTCGATCACGATGTACCCCTGGCTGCTCGGCGGAACGATCTCCATCGGCGGGAACTCCACCCGTCCCACGAATCTCAAGTCGTTCTGCGGCGGGTTCGTCAACATGGTCTTCATCGTCTCGTCGATGCTCTCGGGAGCCTGCGCAACCCCCGAATTCCTCATGTACATGAACTACTTCATCGAGCAGGAGTACGGCGAGGACTACTACACCCGCACCGACCAGGTCGTCGACCTCTCACGCAAGCACCGCACCCTCGACAAGGTGATCACCGACTGCTTCGAGCAGATCGTCTACTCGATCAACCAGCCCACCGGCGCCCGCAACTTCCAGGCCGTCTTCTGGAACGTCGCCTACTACGACCGCTACTACTTCGAGTCGCTCTTCGGGGAGTTCGTCTTCCCGGACGGGTCGAAGCCCCACTGGGAGTCGCTCTCGTGGCTGCAGAAGCGGTTCATGCGGTGGTTCAACCGCGAACGGACCCGGACCGTGCTGACCTTCCCCGTCGAGACCATGGCCCTGCTCACCCGGGACGGAGAGGTGCGCGACGCCGAATGGGGCGACTTCACCGCCGAAATGTATGCCGCCGGGCACTCGTTCTTCACCTACCTGAGCGACAACGCCGACTCGCTGTCGTCGTGCTGCCGCCTGCGCAACGAGATTCAGGACAACGGGTTCAGCTACACGCTCGGCGCCGGAGGCGTCTCCACCGGCTCGAAGAGCGTCCTGACGGTCAACCTCAACCGCTGCATCCAGTACGCCGCCCGGAACGGAATGCACTACCTCGCCTTCCTGGAGGAGGTCGTCGACCTCACGCACAAGGTCCAGACCGCCTACAACGAAAACCTCAAGGAGCTGCAGGCCAAGGGGATGCTTCCATTGTTCGACGCCGGGTACATCAATCTCGCGCGGCAGTACCTCACGATCGGCGTCAACGGGCTGGTCGAGGCCGCCGAGTTCCTCGGCATCGAGATCAACGACAACGACCGCTATGCCGCGTTCGTGCAGGAGGTGCTCGGGCTCATCGAACGCTGCAACCGCAAATACCGCACGAAGGAGCTGATGTTCAACTGCGAGATGATCCCGGCGGAGAACGTCGGCGTCAAACACGCCAAGTGGGACCGCGAGGACGGCTACGTCGTGCCGCGCGACTGCTACAACTCCTATTTCTACGCCGTCGAGGACCCCTCGCTGAACGTCATCGACAAGTTCCGCCTCCACGGACGCCGCTACATCGAGCACCTCACCGGCGGTTCGGCCCTGCACATGAACCTCGAAGAGCATCTCTCGAAGGAGCAGTACCGCCACCTGCTGCGCGTAGCCGCCGAAGAAGGGTGCAACTACTTCACGTTCAATATTCCGAACACGGTCTGCAACCGCTGCGGGCACATCGACAAGCGTTATCTGAAGGAGTGTCCCGAATGCCGCTCGACCGACGTCGACTACCTCACGCGCGTGATCGGATACATGAAGCGCGTCTCGAACTTCTCGGCCGCACGCCAGCAGGAGGCCGCACGCCGCTACTACGCACCGTCGGAAAAGGGGCCGGAAGGCATCCATCCGGAAAACCCCGCAAACGCATGA
- a CDS encoding glycosyltransferase family 39 protein, whose amino-acid sequence MKASLKKRYASWGPDRLVLCWLGVWWLANVIQAGCTQLANDEAYYHMFAERLSWGYFDHPPVTALLVWLGERLFGGELGVRFCFTLLQPLYLWVVWRLIRPAEATRRDAMLFVTIAAATLMLQLYGFIAVPDGPLLFTAALFLWAFRRFTEERRGAWLWLGVTMALMAYSKYHGALVVLFALTVTPRRLFLRPGLYLAGAVTLLLLVPHLLWQYHHDWASFAYHLSGRNAVFRVSYVTDFLANMLVVFNPFFVPLYVQAWRKTKARTPLERLLRLLPVGFIGFFLLSSLRGYVQPQWVIVASFGLLYLLFDYARRHPRTRRYVVRAGLTTVALVAVVRLVMIFNPTDIRFEVFHNPESYGAIAAEAAGRPVVFRHGYATAAKYAFYTGGEAYCQPNIRYRTHQWQFRDDDTRFTGREVLVECTPDADSTRDVRTIRLANGRTFTWFVDPSFHPLRRVDISFEGLSERVAPGDTLHLTLRLENPYPYAIRIGEGDTELTMLWKHGRFRVEEFVTGAHFTLPADTAVMREVRFVVPEQLTGETFDAGFALRRDGYTNWFNGKPVPTEVGRRFE is encoded by the coding sequence ATGAAAGCATCGCTCAAAAAGAGGTACGCTTCGTGGGGACCCGACCGACTGGTTCTCTGCTGGCTCGGGGTGTGGTGGCTCGCCAATGTCATCCAGGCGGGTTGCACGCAGCTGGCCAACGACGAGGCCTACTACCACATGTTCGCCGAACGCCTCTCGTGGGGCTATTTCGACCATCCGCCCGTGACGGCGCTGCTCGTCTGGCTCGGTGAACGCCTCTTCGGCGGCGAACTGGGCGTGCGGTTCTGCTTCACGCTGCTGCAACCCCTCTACCTGTGGGTTGTGTGGCGGCTGATCCGCCCCGCGGAGGCCACGCGCCGTGACGCCATGCTCTTCGTCACGATCGCGGCCGCGACGCTCATGCTGCAGCTCTACGGCTTCATCGCCGTGCCCGACGGTCCGCTGCTCTTCACCGCCGCCCTGTTCCTGTGGGCGTTCCGCCGCTTCACCGAGGAGCGGCGCGGGGCGTGGCTCTGGCTCGGCGTCACGATGGCCCTGATGGCCTACAGCAAATACCACGGGGCGCTGGTCGTCCTGTTCGCCCTGACGGTCACGCCGCGGCGTCTCTTCCTGCGCCCTGGCCTCTACCTGGCCGGTGCGGTGACGCTGTTGCTGCTCGTTCCGCACCTGCTGTGGCAGTACCACCACGACTGGGCCTCGTTCGCCTACCACCTCTCGGGCCGCAACGCCGTTTTCCGCGTGAGCTACGTCACGGACTTCCTGGCCAACATGCTTGTGGTCTTCAACCCCTTCTTCGTGCCGCTCTACGTCCAGGCGTGGCGCAAGACGAAGGCCCGCACGCCCCTCGAACGGCTGCTTCGGCTGCTGCCCGTGGGCTTTATCGGCTTCTTCCTGCTCTCGTCGCTGCGCGGCTACGTCCAGCCCCAGTGGGTGATCGTCGCCTCGTTCGGGCTCCTCTACCTGCTGTTTGACTACGCCCGGCGCCATCCCCGCACGCGGCGCTACGTCGTGCGGGCCGGTCTGACGACCGTGGCGCTGGTTGCCGTGGTGCGGCTGGTGATGATCTTCAACCCGACGGACATCCGCTTCGAGGTGTTCCACAACCCCGAGAGCTACGGCGCCATCGCTGCCGAGGCGGCCGGGCGTCCCGTGGTCTTCCGCCACGGCTATGCCACGGCGGCCAAATACGCCTTCTATACGGGCGGCGAAGCCTACTGCCAGCCCAATATCCGCTACCGGACCCACCAGTGGCAGTTCCGCGACGACGATACGCGCTTCACGGGCCGCGAGGTGCTCGTCGAGTGCACGCCCGATGCCGACTCCACGCGCGACGTGCGGACCATCCGCCTGGCCAACGGCCGGACCTTCACCTGGTTCGTCGACCCCTCGTTCCATCCCTTGCGGCGGGTCGACATCTCCTTCGAGGGGCTTTCGGAACGGGTCGCTCCGGGCGATACGCTGCACCTGACGCTGCGGCTCGAAAATCCCTATCCCTACGCCATCCGCATCGGGGAGGGCGACACGGAGCTGACGATGCTCTGGAAACACGGCCGCTTCCGCGTCGAGGAGTTTGTGACCGGGGCGCATTTCACGCTGCCGGCCGATACGGCGGTGATGCGGGAGGTGCGCTTCGTGGTCCCGGAGCAGCTGACCGGGGAGACGTTCGACGCGGGCTTTGCCCTGCGCCGTGACGGTTATACGAATTGGTTTAACGGAAAACCCGTCCCGACCGAGGTCGGCAGGAGGTTTGAATAA
- a CDS encoding GtrA family protein: MIEQFLKFCAVGGSGVFVDFGITYACKEWLRLNKYVANSLGFLCAATTNYILNRIWTFHNENPDIAGQYLRFLGISLVGLAINNATIYVLHGRFRLNFYLAKLFAIGVVTFWNFFMNYFFTF; encoded by the coding sequence ATGATTGAACAGTTTCTGAAATTCTGTGCGGTCGGCGGTTCCGGGGTGTTCGTCGATTTCGGTATCACCTACGCCTGCAAGGAGTGGCTGCGGCTGAACAAATACGTGGCCAACTCGCTGGGGTTCCTCTGCGCCGCGACCACGAACTATATCCTGAACCGCATCTGGACCTTTCACAACGAGAATCCCGACATTGCGGGGCAGTACCTGCGTTTCCTGGGCATTTCGCTCGTGGGGCTGGCCATCAACAACGCCACGATCTACGTGCTGCACGGCCGTTTCCGCCTGAACTTCTACCTGGCGAAGCTCTTCGCCATCGGCGTGGTTACGTTCTGGAACTTCTTCATGAACTACTTCTTTACATTCTGA
- a CDS encoding glycosyltransferase family 87 protein — protein sequence MTSTTIRTSRGGAGRTLWNRISEFFLNPRNLYILGMLLVLALTFSEVARGRHRNFMIFAESTKLFWQHIAPYGENWSQAAPHLDYFLYGPLFNILFTPFAYLPAWLGPFVWNLFNFSMWFAAIFTLPGRFTREEKCKSFLYTFLILACTQLSFQYNVAVGYMFLFAYSLLERDKGFWAVLLMMISGFTKVYGIFQLGLLLCYPHFWRNAAYALLIGAAFLVAPAVNMPFAELPDYYGQWITALAEHKDTRTWMNLFYLRPLGLLPVRMWVQIGVLALLAAGLAANFRKWKQPFFRLAALAVLMGYVILFSNSSEGHTYVITLIAYQFWYWSMKRGDALNLVDRIVYWATFIIVVVMPVDVLCPPGIMQIFYDWQINLWLLVYLWLRICWTAFIRTPPTLSEKRQLIGVQ from the coding sequence ATGACAAGCACAACGATCCGAACAAGCCGGGGGGGGGCTGGCCGAACCCTCTGGAACCGCATCTCCGAATTTTTCCTCAACCCGCGGAACCTCTATATCCTCGGGATGCTGCTCGTCTTGGCCCTCACCTTCTCGGAGGTCGCCCGCGGACGCCACAGGAACTTCATGATCTTCGCCGAATCCACGAAGCTCTTCTGGCAACACATCGCTCCCTACGGCGAAAACTGGTCGCAGGCCGCACCCCATCTGGACTACTTCCTCTACGGGCCCCTGTTCAACATCCTCTTCACACCGTTCGCCTACCTGCCCGCGTGGCTCGGGCCCTTCGTCTGGAACCTCTTCAACTTCTCGATGTGGTTCGCGGCGATCTTCACCCTCCCCGGACGGTTCACCCGCGAGGAAAAGTGCAAGTCGTTCCTCTACACCTTCCTGATCCTCGCCTGCACGCAGCTCTCGTTCCAGTACAACGTCGCCGTGGGATACATGTTCCTCTTCGCCTACTCGCTCCTCGAACGAGACAAGGGATTCTGGGCCGTGCTGCTGATGATGATCTCCGGATTCACGAAGGTTTACGGCATCTTCCAGCTGGGACTGCTGCTCTGCTACCCCCACTTCTGGCGGAACGCCGCCTATGCCCTGCTGATCGGAGCGGCCTTCCTCGTCGCTCCGGCCGTCAACATGCCCTTCGCCGAACTCCCCGACTACTACGGGCAGTGGATCACGGCGCTTGCCGAACACAAGGATACCCGCACCTGGATGAATCTCTTCTACCTGCGGCCTCTCGGGCTGCTGCCCGTCCGGATGTGGGTGCAAATCGGCGTCCTCGCCCTGCTCGCCGCCGGACTCGCAGCCAACTTCCGCAAATGGAAGCAACCCTTCTTCCGCCTGGCCGCGCTCGCCGTGCTGATGGGCTACGTCATCCTCTTCAGCAACTCCAGCGAGGGACACACCTACGTCATCACGCTCATCGCCTACCAGTTCTGGTACTGGAGCATGAAGCGCGGCGATGCGCTGAACCTCGTCGACCGCATCGTCTACTGGGCGACGTTCATCATCGTCGTCGTCATGCCCGTCGACGTGCTCTGCCCGCCGGGCATCATGCAGATCTTCTACGACTGGCAGATCAACCTCTGGCTGCTGGTCTATCTCTGGCTGCGGATCTGCTGGACGGCCTTCATCCGCACCCCGCCGACACTCTCCGAAAAGCGGCAACTCATCGGCGTTCAATAG
- a CDS encoding polyprenol monophosphomannose synthase — translation MRKLVIIPTYNEKENISKMISKVFSLPEPFEMLVIDDGSPDGTAAIVKERQKEFPGTLHLLERAGKQGLGTAYLTGFRWGLENGFDYICEMDCDFSHNPDDLVHLYQAAVEGDCDVVVGSRYVKGVNVVNWPMSRLLMSYFASVYVRTVTRMPLRDATAGFVCYSRRALETIDLDAIRMKGYGFQIEMKYTAWKLGLKLHEVSIIFVERCEGVSKMSGGIFREAFFGVLGLPFRTIRKRR, via the coding sequence ATGCGCAAACTCGTTATCATCCCGACCTACAACGAAAAGGAGAATATCTCGAAGATGATCTCCAAGGTCTTCTCCCTGCCCGAACCGTTCGAAATGCTCGTCATCGACGACGGCTCGCCCGACGGTACGGCCGCCATCGTCAAGGAGCGCCAGAAGGAGTTCCCCGGAACGCTCCACCTGCTCGAACGGGCCGGAAAACAGGGACTCGGCACCGCCTACCTCACCGGATTCCGATGGGGCCTCGAAAACGGGTTCGACTACATCTGCGAAATGGACTGCGACTTCTCGCACAATCCCGACGACCTGGTCCATCTCTACCAGGCCGCCGTCGAGGGCGACTGCGACGTGGTCGTCGGATCTCGATACGTCAAGGGCGTAAACGTCGTCAACTGGCCCATGTCGCGCCTGCTGATGTCCTATTTCGCGTCGGTATACGTGCGCACCGTCACCCGGATGCCGCTGCGCGACGCCACGGCCGGATTCGTCTGCTACTCCCGCCGCGCTCTGGAGACCATCGACCTCGACGCCATCCGCATGAAGGGTTACGGATTCCAGATCGAAATGAAATACACCGCCTGGAAACTCGGGCTCAAGCTCCACGAGGTCTCGATCATCTTCGTCGAGCGCTGCGAAGGCGTCTCGAAGATGTCCGGAGGCATCTTCCGCGAGGCCTTCTTCGGGGTGCTCGGGCTCCCGTTCCGCACAATCCGCAAACGCCGGTAA
- a CDS encoding DNA alkylation repair protein: MDFLEKLPETLREMADPAYRDFNARIIPGAGEMLGIRIPQLRELARQIARDGNWREFVARDDCRWFEERMLQGMVIGAVRCPIDEKLALVARFVPRIDNWALCDCFCWRLRPAEREAMWHFIQPYFRSEAEYDIRFAVVMATANFIDEEHLEALLRRFEAFRHEAYYARMGVAWAVSVCFVKFPERMRRWLAEACPLDDWTFNKSIQKITESLRVSTADKDFARSLRRNTK, from the coding sequence ATGGACTTTCTCGAAAAACTCCCCGAAACCCTCCGCGAAATGGCCGACCCGGCCTACCGCGATTTCAATGCCCGGATCATCCCCGGTGCCGGGGAGATGCTCGGCATCCGCATCCCGCAGCTGCGGGAGCTGGCCCGGCAGATCGCCCGCGACGGCAACTGGCGGGAGTTCGTGGCACGCGACGATTGCCGCTGGTTCGAGGAGCGGATGCTGCAGGGGATGGTCATCGGCGCGGTCCGCTGTCCGATCGACGAAAAACTCGCCCTCGTCGCGCGGTTCGTCCCCCGGATCGACAACTGGGCCCTCTGCGACTGCTTCTGCTGGCGGCTCCGCCCGGCGGAACGCGAAGCCATGTGGCACTTCATCCAGCCCTACTTCCGCTCCGAAGCCGAATACGACATCCGCTTCGCCGTGGTCATGGCCACCGCGAATTTCATTGACGAAGAGCATCTCGAAGCCCTGCTCCGCCGCTTCGAGGCGTTCCGGCACGAGGCCTACTACGCCCGCATGGGGGTCGCATGGGCCGTCTCGGTCTGCTTCGTGAAGTTCCCCGAGCGGATGCGCCGCTGGCTCGCGGAGGCCTGCCCGCTCGACGACTGGACCTTCAACAAGTCCATTCAGAAAATCACGGAATCCCTCCGCGTCTCCACGGCCGACAAGGATTTCGCCCGCTCGCTGCGCCGAAACACAAAATAG
- a CDS encoding TonB-dependent receptor domain-containing protein → MLRSAAILLTLLCAGPALAQRDSTARTIDIEQVEIAGVRPMKEIGVQRTVLDSAILRENISSSLADALSAGSTIFIKSYGRATLATASFRGTAPSHTQVTWNGMKMNSPMLGQVDFSLIPSYFVDDAAIYHGASSVGITGGGLGGAVTLGTKEPETPGFSMRYVQGIGSFTTFDEFLRLSYRGKRWSSSTRVLVSTSENDFRYRNYDSKQFVTDANGQIVDDYYPLQRNRNGAFRDLHLLQELYYTSRQGDRLSFAAWYLDTDRGLALLSSDRNSTHEKRNSQTERTLRAVAAWDRLFGEVKTGVRTGYTYDDLRYLMESDPDGQGNFTPVTDARSRIHTFFARAEAEYAPNEKWMFSANLSAHQHRVHSGDLSLIDATSGRRADTLYRQERFELSAFASAKWRPTPRLGIAADFRWELYGNRTTPLIPALFVDWLLSRKGNIVVKASGARNYRYPTLNDLYFQPGGNPDLDPERGWTWDAGVESSLKSSRSSLRLSATAFDSRIDDWILWIATAKQGVYTPINIRRVHSYGVEGKVAAETLTSGGWCLAFNGNLAWTRSINRGDKFSAADESVGRQLVYIPIWSAACTARVTWRRWELSYKWQWYSRRYTMSDNNLGVLGSVAPYLMNDIALEKRLEFRCLGLSVKGCIYNLFNEEYQSVLGRPMPRLNAAVFIGITPKFGKR, encoded by the coding sequence GTGCTGCGCTCCGCCGCCATACTCCTCACGCTCCTCTGTGCCGGGCCCGCCCTCGCACAGCGCGACTCCACGGCCCGCACCATCGACATCGAACAGGTCGAGATCGCCGGCGTGCGCCCGATGAAGGAGATCGGCGTGCAGCGCACCGTGCTCGACAGCGCCATCCTGCGCGAAAACATCTCCTCGTCGCTGGCCGACGCCCTGAGCGCCGGATCGACCATCTTCATCAAGTCCTACGGCCGCGCAACACTCGCCACCGCCTCGTTCCGCGGCACGGCACCCTCCCACACGCAGGTCACCTGGAACGGCATGAAGATGAACTCCCCGATGCTCGGGCAGGTCGACTTCTCGCTCATCCCCTCCTACTTCGTCGACGACGCCGCGATCTACCACGGCGCCAGCTCCGTGGGAATCACCGGAGGCGGACTGGGCGGCGCCGTCACCCTGGGAACCAAGGAGCCCGAAACCCCCGGATTCTCGATGCGGTACGTGCAGGGAATCGGGTCGTTCACCACCTTCGACGAGTTCCTCCGCCTGAGCTACCGCGGCAAGCGCTGGAGCTCCTCGACCCGCGTGCTGGTCAGCACCTCGGAGAACGATTTCCGATACCGCAACTACGATTCGAAGCAGTTCGTCACCGACGCCAACGGGCAGATCGTCGACGACTACTACCCCCTGCAGCGCAACCGAAACGGCGCATTCCGCGACCTGCACCTCCTGCAGGAGCTCTACTACACCTCGCGGCAGGGCGACCGGCTGTCGTTCGCGGCCTGGTATCTCGACACCGACCGCGGGCTGGCCCTGCTCTCCTCGGACCGCAACTCCACGCACGAGAAGCGCAACTCGCAGACCGAACGCACGCTGCGGGCCGTCGCCGCCTGGGACCGGCTCTTCGGAGAGGTCAAGACCGGCGTGCGGACCGGGTATACTTACGACGACCTGCGCTACCTGATGGAGTCCGATCCCGACGGGCAGGGGAACTTCACCCCCGTGACCGACGCCCGGAGCCGCATCCACACCTTTTTCGCCCGCGCCGAGGCCGAATACGCCCCGAACGAGAAGTGGATGTTCTCGGCCAACCTCTCGGCCCACCAGCACCGCGTCCACAGCGGCGACCTCTCGCTCATCGACGCCACCTCGGGGCGCCGCGCCGATACGCTCTACCGTCAGGAGCGGTTCGAACTCTCGGCCTTCGCTTCGGCCAAGTGGCGCCCCACACCGCGGCTGGGAATCGCCGCCGACTTCCGCTGGGAGCTCTACGGCAACCGCACCACGCCCCTCATTCCGGCGCTGTTCGTCGACTGGCTGCTCTCCAGGAAGGGGAACATCGTGGTGAAGGCCTCCGGAGCCCGCAACTACCGCTACCCGACGCTCAACGACCTCTACTTCCAGCCGGGCGGGAACCCCGATCTCGACCCCGAACGCGGCTGGACCTGGGATGCCGGCGTCGAGTCGTCGCTCAAAAGCAGCCGCAGTTCGCTGCGTCTCTCGGCCACGGCCTTCGACTCGCGCATCGACGACTGGATCCTCTGGATCGCAACCGCCAAGCAGGGCGTCTACACCCCGATCAACATCCGCCGCGTACACAGCTACGGGGTCGAAGGAAAAGTCGCCGCCGAAACCCTCACCTCCGGGGGCTGGTGCCTGGCCTTCAACGGGAACCTCGCCTGGACCCGCTCGATCAACCGCGGCGACAAGTTCTCCGCGGCCGACGAGTCGGTCGGCAGGCAGCTGGTCTACATTCCGATCTGGTCCGCGGCCTGCACCGCCCGCGTAACCTGGCGGCGGTGGGAGCTGAGTTACAAATGGCAGTGGTACAGCCGACGGTACACCATGTCGGACAACAACCTCGGCGTGCTGGGAAGCGTCGCCCCCTACCTGATGAACGACATCGCCCTGGAGAAAAGGCTCGAATTCCGGTGTCTCGGGCTCTCGGTCAAGGGCTGCATCTACAACCTCTTCAACGAGGAGTATCAGTCGGTGCTCGGACGCCCCATGCCGCGGTTGAATGCCGCCGTGTTTATCGGGATTACGCCGAAGTTCGGAAAACGGTAA
- a CDS encoding YncE family protein, whose protein sequence is MKRSMRYILWSLALLAGACMEYGPQSEEAFSRSGRGIFITCEGNFMWDNASLSYYDPETRKVENDIFLRANGMKLGDVAQSMTLHDGKGYVVVNNSGVIYVIDPSTFRITGLIEEVVSPRYIHFVDGQTAYVTDLYDPRISVVDTRTNRIRTRIDMNGHRSTEQMVQVGNRLFVNCWSYDNKILVVDTQTERLVDSLTVGWQPNSLLLDGNGKLWTATDGRDGEAPALWRIDPATLEIERWFELPADTPPSKLTLDARNNRIYFIARDVWRIEADAESLPATPFLPYAGTLYYGLGVDPDTAELYVADAIDYVQHAAVYRFSPDGQAVDTLRVGIIPGSFCFKRQ, encoded by the coding sequence ATGAAACGCTCGATGCGATACATACTCTGGAGCCTCGCGCTCCTCGCCGGGGCCTGCATGGAGTACGGACCCCAGTCCGAAGAGGCTTTCAGCCGCTCCGGACGCGGCATCTTCATCACCTGCGAGGGGAATTTCATGTGGGACAACGCCTCGCTCTCCTACTACGACCCCGAAACCCGCAAGGTCGAAAACGACATTTTCCTCCGCGCAAACGGCATGAAACTCGGGGACGTCGCCCAGTCGATGACCCTCCACGACGGGAAGGGATACGTCGTGGTCAACAATTCGGGCGTGATCTACGTCATCGACCCCTCCACGTTCCGCATTACCGGGCTCATCGAGGAGGTCGTATCCCCCCGCTACATCCACTTCGTCGACGGGCAGACCGCCTACGTCACCGACCTCTACGACCCGCGCATCTCCGTCGTCGACACCCGCACCAACCGAATCCGCACGCGCATCGACATGAACGGACACCGCTCCACCGAGCAGATGGTGCAGGTCGGAAACCGCCTCTTCGTCAACTGCTGGTCCTACGACAACAAGATCCTCGTCGTCGATACCCAAACCGAACGCCTGGTCGATTCGCTCACCGTGGGCTGGCAGCCCAACTCGCTGCTGCTCGACGGCAACGGAAAACTCTGGACCGCCACCGACGGCCGCGACGGCGAAGCCCCGGCGCTGTGGCGCATCGACCCCGCAACACTCGAAATCGAACGGTGGTTCGAGCTCCCGGCCGATACGCCCCCGTCGAAACTTACGCTCGATGCGCGCAACAACCGCATCTACTTCATCGCCCGTGACGTCTGGCGCATCGAGGCCGATGCGGAGTCGCTTCCCGCAACGCCCTTCCTCCCCTACGCCGGAACCCTCTACTACGGCCTGGGGGTCGACCCCGACACGGCGGAACTCTATGTCGCCGACGCCATCGACTACGTCCAGCACGCCGCCGTCTACCGGTTCTCGCCCGACGGCCAGGCCGTCGATACGCTCCGTGTGGGGATCATCCCCGGCTCCTTCTGTTTCAAACGACAATAA